The following are from one region of the Centropristis striata isolate RG_2023a ecotype Rhode Island chromosome 19, C.striata_1.0, whole genome shotgun sequence genome:
- the nefla gene encoding neurofilament light polypeptide — MSSIGYDPYYSSSSYRRWYVEAPPRVVTRGRTHSGYSSHASPLSSSRLQYSSPGRVLLSSSSPASSVELELSQAAQISSEFRAVRTQERGQLQDLNDRFAGFIERVRELEQQNRALEAELLLLRQRHAEPSRLRALYEQEARALRAAVDEARAEQQAVLGQRERLEQTLSALQGRYEEEVLGREEAEGRLMDARREADQAALAKAELEKSVETLLEELAFLKRIHEGEVVELQAQVQMGVQVAVESEAATPDLSGALRDIRSQYERLAARNMQAAEEWFRGKVGSMTETVAQHSDAVRSSKDEAGEYRRQLQARLLEIDACRGLNDSLEKQLNDMDDKQRAEIDAMHDTIAELENELRGTKQEMARYLKEYQDLLNVKMALDIEIAAYRKLLEGEESRFSVGVAGGVSNLYSHSYSTPSFGRPVLSSMSSGTSYLVTSRLLSSSLSTTEGIISASHAQPAEASPPAEEEEEEEEEQAEEEVKEEEEEEKEEEGGEETKEEEEKEEEEGGEKEGEEEKEDEEEAKGDEEAEGEDAEAKEGEEGGDEEQKEEVTEAAEEDGEKEDKGEGEETEVKEEAQEEVKTEGGDDKEEDVKEEEKEEKEEAKKSEDKEDKSDAKKDDKADEKADEKADEKADDKADDKDDKPAPKTDDKADAKKEKEEVKAAKPEAAEEKSTKGKK; from the exons ATGAGTAGCATCGGATATGACCCCTACTACTCCTCCTCGTCATACAGACGCTGGTATGTCGAGGCACCCCCTCGGGTGGTGACCAGAGGGAGGACCCACTCCGGCTACTCCTCCCATGCTTCCCCGCTGTCCTCCTCCCGCCTCCAGTATTCCTCTCCCGGACGGgtgctgctctcctcctcctctccagcctCTTCAGTGGAGCTGGAGCTCAGCCAGGCCGCCCAGATCAGCTCTGAATTCCGCGCCGTACGCACCCAAGAGCGCGGCCAGCTGCAGGATCTCAACGACCGCTTCGCTGGCTTCATCGAGAGAGTGCGTGAGCTGGAGCAGCAGAACCGTGCTCTGGaggcagagctgctgctgctgaggcagAGGCACGCTGAGCCGTCCCGTCTGAGAGCTCTGTACGAGCAGGAGGCCCGGGCCCTGAGAGCAGCTGTGGACGAGGCGAGGGCAGAGCAGCAGGCTGTGCTGGGACAGAGAGAGCGGCTGGAGCAAACCCTGAGCGCCCTGCAGGGTCGATATGAGGAGGAAGTGCTGGGTCGCGAAGAGGCCGAGGGCAGGCTGATGGACGCCCGCCGTGAGGCCGACCAGGCTGCCTTAGCCAAGGCTGAGCTGGAGAAGAGCGTCGAGACCCTGCTGGAGGAGCTCGCCTTCCTCAAGAGGATTCACGAAGGGGAGGTGGTGGAGCTCCAGGCCCAGGTCCAAATGGGCGTCCAGGTGGCGGTGGAGTCTGAGGCCGCAACTCCTGACCTCTCTGGGGCCCTCAGGGACATCCGGTCCCAGTACGAGAGGCTGGCAGCAAGAAACATGCAGGCAGCAGAGGAGTGGTTCAGAGGGAAGGTCGGCTCCATGACCGAAACCGTGGCCCAGCACAGCGACGCCGTCAGGAGCTCCAAGGACGAAGCGGGAGAGTACCGACGCCAGCTCCAGGCCCGCCTGCTGGAGATCGACGCATGCAGAGGCCTCAATGATTCCCTGGAGAAACAGCTGAATGACATGGACGACAAGCAGAGGGCTGAGATCGACGCTATGCAC GACACCATTGCAGAGCTGGAGAATGAGCTGAgaggcaccaaacaggaaaTGGCACGATACCTGAAAGAGTACCAGGACCTTCTGAATGTCAAGATGGCTCTGGACATCGAGATTGCTGCATACAG GAAGCTTCTGGAAGGGGAGGAGTCTCGCTTCAGCGTAGGAGTGGCTGGGGGCGTGTCCAATCTGTACAGCCACAGTTATTCCACGCCCTCCTTCGGCCGGCCCGTCCTCTCCAGCATGAGCTCCGGCACCTCCTATCTGGTGACATCACGCCTGCTCAGCTCCAGCCTCAGCACCACCGAGGGGATCATCTCTGCCAGCCACGCCCAGCCGGCAGAGGCCAGCCCGCCcgctgaagaggaagaggaggaggaggaggagcaggcagaggaggaggtaaaggaggaagaggaggaggagaaggaagaagagggaggagaggagacaaaggaggaagaggaaaaggaggaggaagagggaggagagaaggagggagaggaagagaaagaagatgaagaagaggcTAAAGGAGATGAAGAGGCCGAGGGAGAAGATGCAGAGGCGAAGGAGGGAGAAGAGG GTGGTGATGAAGAGCAAAAGGAAGAGGTGACAGAGGCTGCCGAAGAGGACGGGGAGAAAGAGGacaaaggagaaggagaggagactgAGGTTAAAGAGGAAGCACAAGAGGAGGTGAAAACAGAAGGAGGCGATGACAAAGAGGAGGACGtaaaggaggaagaaaaagaggagaaggaagaggcaAAGAAAAGTGAAGACAAGGAAGATAAATCAGATGCCAAGAAAGACGACAAAGCTGATGAAAAAGCCGATGAAAAAGCCGATGAAAAAGCTGATGACAAAGCCGACGACAAAGATGACAAACCTGCTCCGAAAACAGACGACAAAGCCGACGCcaaaaaggagaaagaggaggtcAAAGCAGCCAAACCTGAAGCTGCAGAAGAGAAGAGCACAAAGGGTAAAAAGTAG
- the pgam2 gene encoding phosphoglycerate mutase 2 — protein sequence MAAVHRLVIVRHGESAWNQENRFCGWFDADLSEKGLEEAKRGALAIKEAGMKFDVCYTSVLKRAVKTLWTIMEGTDQMWLPVIRTWRLNERHYGGLTGLNKAETAEKHGEEQVKIWRRSFDIPPPPMDKDHAYNKIISESRRYKNLKPGELPTCESLKDTIARALPFWNDVIAPEIKAGKNVIIAAHGNSLRGIVKHLEGMSDAAIMELNLPTGIPIVYELDANLKPVKPMAFLGDEETVKKAMEAVAAQGKAKK from the exons ATGGCTGCCGTCCATCGTTTGGTTATTGTCCGCCACGGTGAGAGCGCCTGGAACCAGGAGAACCGCTTCTGCGGCTGGTTCGATGCTGACCTCAGTGAGAAGGGTTTGGAGGAGGCCAAGCGTGGAGCCTTGGCTATCAAGGAGGCAGGCATGAAGTTCGACGTGTGCTACACCTCCGTGCTGAAACGCGCCGTCAAGACCCTGTGGACCATCATGGAAGGCACAGACCAGATGTGGCTGCCCGTGATCCGTACCTGGCGTCTGAATGAGCGTCACTACGGAGGCCTCACTGGCCTCAACAAGGCCGAGACGGCTGAGAAGCACGGTGAGGAGCAGGTGAAGATCTGGCGCCGTTCCTTTGACATCCCACCCCCACCCATGGACAAGGACCACGCATACAACAAAATCATCAGTGAG TCCCGGCGCTACAAGAACCTGAAGCCCGGTGAGCTCCCCACATGTGAGTCACTGAAGGACACCATCGCCCGCGCCCTGCCTTTCTGGAATGACGTCATCGCCCCTGAAATCAAGGCGGGAAAGAACGTTATCATCGCTGCCCACGGAAACAGCCTCCGTGGCATCGTCAAGCACTTAGAGG GTATGTCTGATGCAGCCATCATGGAGCTGAACCTGCCCACAGGAATCCCAATTGTGTACGAGCTGGACGCAAACCTGAAGCCAGTGAAGCCAATGGCTTTCCTCGGTGATGAGGAAACCGTAAAGAAGGCCATGGAGGCCGTGGCCGCTCAGGGCAAAGCTAAGAAGTAA
- the LOC131992770 gene encoding syntaxin-2-like yields MTATAESTVNMEEFFTTVGEVRSLIEKISCQAEEVERRHGAILSNPNQDKRGKKELELLNKETKKNANLVRAKLKSMQKNLPADESSKRPSVIQRIQKNQHSHLTRCFAEVMRGYHKAQISFRDKCKAQIQRQLEIVDKVTTDEELEEMLHHDNLSIFISGINSNARISSRALSEIESRHQDIICLESSIKELHEIFADTAMLLEIQGDLINNIEKNVTSAAEYVDASKAETYKAVTYKKNPYKVASMPSFFKSFRRKTTAKTATDQNTSD; encoded by the exons ATGACAGCTACAGCAGAGAGCACAGTCAACATGGAGGAGTTTTTCACAACG gtGGGGGAGGTGAGAAGCCTCATTGAAAAAATCTCCTGTCAAGCAGAAGAGGTGGAGAGAAGACATGGCGCCATCCTCTCCAATCCAAATCAAGACAAGA gggggaaaaaagagctGGAGCTGCTGAACAAAGAGACCAAGAAGAATGCCAACTTAGTCCGGGCCAAGTTAAAAT CAATGCAGAAGAACTTGCCTGCAGATGAGAGCAGTAAAAGGCCCTCAGTAATTCAGCGTATTCAGAAGAACCAG CACTCACACCTGACTCGGTGCTTTGCTGAAGTCATGAGAGGGTACCATAAGGCGCAAATCTCCTTCAGAGACAAATGCAAAGCACAAATTCAGAGACAGCTGGAGATTG TGGATAAAGTGACAACAGATGAAGAGTTGGAGGAGATGCTGCACCATGACAATCTTTCCATCTTTATATCTGGC ATCAACTCAAATGCTCGAATCTCAAGCCGGGCTCTGAGTGAGATTGAATCTCGGCATCAGGACATCATCTGCCTGGAGTCCAGCATCAAAGAGCTGCACGAGATATTTGCTGACACTGCCATGCTGTTGGAGATTCAG GGGGACTTGATCAACAACATCGAAAAGAATGTGACGAGCGCAGCAGAATACGTAGACGCATCCAAGGCTGAAACCTATAAGGCAGTCACGTACAAGAAAAACCCATACAAGGTAGCGTCTATGCCAAGCTTCTTCAAATCTTTCAGGAGGAAAACCACTGCCAAAACTGCTACTGATCAAAACACCTCAGACTAA